The Sporomusa termitida genome has a window encoding:
- a CDS encoding molybdopterin-dependent oxidoreductase, with the protein MSGKEWQWQEGEYTVTRSTHWSGPGCHDGCGLLYYTKDNKLVKVEGDLDNPYNMGRLCMRCLNQVEAYNSPQRLKWPLKRAGERGENKWERISWDEAYDIIVEKVKGIQAEFGGKSIIGMEGTGRNIIWQVPYLTYAAFGSPNYVLGFLSGDSCYLPRAAQQAVMNSDFFVCDTAQFFEERYNNPEFKCPEVIVIWGNNPIISNGDGFFGHWIVDEMRMGAKLIVVDPRLTWLAARADYWLQLRPGTDCALAMGMLNVIINEDLYDHDFVENWCSGFEELQERVQEYPTDKVAEITWVPKEIIEAAARRYATAKPAAIQWGLAIDQQVTGIATAQAVNSLWAITGNTDVPGGNVIAKSGFNVDDGYSCGYGWLPKDVQEARFGNEKNPLKKYGLASTAHGDTVLEAIENGGQPYPVKMLWLQTTNTFANMASEAPRVYEAMKKVEFNVVVDLFMTPTAVACADIVLPAGMSAERDSFRAWFAPLRAITKLTQYEECKSDEQIILDLGKRLHPAAFPWETVADWINWKMGNDKDKYPDAFKYEWSEEGKKFRERGNTKGLTYSELKEKVYIYPEWQYKKYEKGLLRRDRQPGFNTADGKVQLYIDLFDAFDVDPLPAHVEPPESPYSDPELYKEYPLILTSGARSWEFFHSEHRQQPTMRMFHPQPLVEIHPDTAKNLGIQEGDWVWIESKRGRCKQIATLKAAIDPRVVSAEHGWWFPEKEGAEPSLFGTFDSNINNLTSQCQNGPTGYGAPNKNLLCRIYKATEENSKIMPSEQVTRRGGWEYVRAQLPE; encoded by the coding sequence ATGTCCGGAAAAGAATGGCAGTGGCAGGAAGGCGAATATACGGTAACCCGTTCTACTCATTGGTCAGGACCGGGTTGTCATGATGGATGCGGCCTTCTGTATTACACAAAAGATAACAAATTAGTAAAGGTCGAGGGCGACCTTGATAATCCCTATAACATGGGCAGACTATGTATGCGTTGCCTGAATCAGGTTGAAGCCTATAATAGTCCCCAACGTCTGAAATGGCCTTTAAAGCGGGCAGGTGAGCGCGGCGAAAACAAATGGGAACGCATTTCCTGGGACGAAGCTTACGATATTATCGTTGAAAAAGTCAAAGGTATTCAAGCAGAATTTGGTGGAAAATCAATCATCGGCATGGAAGGTACTGGCAGAAATATTATCTGGCAGGTACCTTATCTGACCTATGCTGCATTTGGCAGTCCAAACTATGTGCTGGGATTCCTAAGCGGCGATTCCTGCTATCTGCCCCGAGCTGCGCAGCAGGCTGTTATGAATAGTGACTTCTTCGTTTGTGATACTGCACAATTTTTTGAAGAGCGCTATAATAACCCCGAGTTTAAGTGCCCGGAAGTGATCGTTATCTGGGGTAATAATCCTATCATCAGTAATGGCGATGGATTCTTTGGCCACTGGATTGTTGATGAAATGAGAATGGGAGCTAAACTCATCGTTGTCGACCCTCGTTTGACGTGGTTGGCAGCCAGAGCCGACTACTGGCTGCAGTTAAGACCGGGAACTGACTGTGCGCTGGCGATGGGTATGCTGAATGTCATTATCAACGAAGATCTTTATGATCATGACTTTGTTGAAAACTGGTGTTCAGGATTTGAAGAATTACAAGAACGGGTTCAGGAATATCCGACTGACAAGGTTGCTGAAATTACCTGGGTTCCTAAGGAAATTATCGAAGCTGCCGCCCGGCGTTACGCTACTGCCAAACCGGCAGCTATCCAATGGGGTCTGGCTATTGACCAGCAAGTTACCGGTATTGCGACCGCCCAGGCCGTTAACAGCTTATGGGCGATAACCGGAAATACAGATGTTCCGGGTGGTAACGTCATTGCCAAGAGCGGGTTCAATGTTGATGATGGATATAGCTGCGGTTACGGCTGGCTGCCTAAAGATGTCCAGGAAGCGCGCTTTGGGAATGAGAAAAATCCTCTTAAAAAATATGGTTTGGCTTCAACCGCCCATGGGGATACAGTCCTCGAAGCCATTGAAAATGGCGGCCAGCCCTACCCGGTTAAGATGTTGTGGCTGCAAACCACCAATACCTTTGCCAACATGGCATCTGAGGCACCAAGAGTATATGAAGCAATGAAAAAAGTCGAATTCAATGTAGTCGTTGATCTCTTTATGACCCCGACTGCAGTTGCTTGTGCAGATATCGTCTTACCTGCAGGCATGAGTGCAGAACGCGATAGTTTCAGAGCATGGTTTGCACCGCTGCGTGCTATCACCAAGTTAACGCAGTATGAGGAATGCAAATCCGACGAGCAGATTATTCTTGACCTTGGTAAACGTCTGCACCCCGCAGCGTTCCCGTGGGAAACTGTGGCAGACTGGATAAACTGGAAAATGGGCAATGACAAAGACAAATATCCGGATGCCTTCAAGTATGAATGGTCCGAAGAAGGTAAAAAGTTCCGGGAAAGAGGTAATACGAAAGGTCTTACTTATTCGGAACTTAAGGAAAAGGTTTATATTTACCCCGAATGGCAGTACAAGAAATATGAAAAAGGCCTTCTGCGCCGTGATCGGCAGCCTGGTTTTAATACTGCGGACGGCAAGGTCCAATTGTATATTGACCTGTTTGACGCATTTGACGTTGATCCGCTGCCGGCTCATGTTGAACCCCCGGAAAGTCCCTACTCAGATCCTGAACTATATAAAGAGTATCCGTTAATTCTAACTTCAGGTGCACGTTCATGGGAATTCTTCCACTCTGAACATCGGCAGCAGCCGACTATGAGAATGTTCCATCCTCAGCCCTTGGTAGAAATTCACCCTGATACTGCTAAAAACTTGGGTATTCAAGAAGGAGACTGGGTGTGGATCGAAAGCAAGCGTGGCAGGTGCAAACAAATCGCCACATTAAAGGCTGCTATTGACCCCAGAGTAGTAAGTGCTGAGCATGGTTGGTGGTTCCCGGAAAAAGAAGGCGCCGAACCGAGCCTCTTTGGAACATTTGATTCCAATATTAATAACCTCACCTCCCAGTGCCAGAACGGGCCTACCGGTTATGGAGCACCCAACAAAAACTTGCTTTGCCGGATTTATAAAGCGACGGAAGAAAATAGCAAAATAATGCCCAGTGAGCAAGTCACCAGAAGAGGAGGATGGGAATATGTCAGAGCTCAACTGCCAGAATAA
- a CDS encoding L-lactate MFS transporter, whose amino-acid sequence MKTNYNRWLILVATIIVNICIGAQYAWSVFALPLAKLFGWSGTTLALAFTITFATGPIVMICGGMLQDRKGAKFNIVLGGVLWGIGLFMTGFISSPEALYFTFSVVAAVGAGIVYSGNVANTNKFFPDKRGLAVGLAAAGYGSGAMIVAPLASSLIIGYGVLNTFKILGAAFLVIIMLCSLIIKGAPAGYKPEGWIPPVSAGKPGGNDKNWQQMLQDPLWYVMACMFAIAAMAGLMILAHASPIGQTMFKLDPQTAAFYVSLIALFNMAGRVCFGFISDKIGRPNTVAIMFAISASMLFLLTNTTSSFMFGVAGAGVGACFGGAQAVFPSLVAEKYGTKNIGVNYGVTFVAFGIAAYLGPMIAANVAKASNGIYTQAFYIGMVLNIIGIAVAFIYRLLEKKGKNTPASVAQ is encoded by the coding sequence ATGAAAACAAACTATAACCGCTGGTTAATTCTCGTTGCAACTATAATCGTTAACATTTGCATCGGCGCCCAATACGCCTGGAGTGTGTTTGCCCTGCCCTTGGCGAAACTATTTGGATGGAGCGGGACAACGCTTGCTTTAGCCTTTACAATCACCTTTGCCACAGGCCCAATTGTCATGATTTGCGGCGGCATGCTGCAAGACCGCAAAGGAGCAAAATTTAATATCGTTCTTGGTGGTGTCCTGTGGGGTATAGGCTTATTTATGACAGGATTTATTTCAAGTCCGGAAGCCCTGTATTTTACATTTTCAGTTGTCGCCGCAGTTGGCGCCGGCATCGTTTATTCCGGCAATGTCGCCAACACGAACAAGTTCTTCCCGGATAAAAGGGGACTTGCTGTTGGTTTGGCTGCAGCCGGGTATGGTTCCGGAGCCATGATTGTCGCTCCGCTTGCCAGTTCACTAATTATCGGTTACGGAGTACTTAACACTTTTAAAATTCTTGGTGCCGCCTTCCTGGTAATTATTATGCTGTGCTCCCTAATTATCAAAGGTGCTCCAGCCGGCTATAAGCCTGAGGGCTGGATACCACCGGTTTCGGCAGGTAAACCGGGGGGCAACGATAAGAATTGGCAACAAATGCTGCAAGATCCTCTATGGTATGTTATGGCCTGTATGTTTGCCATAGCCGCAATGGCCGGTCTTATGATTCTAGCTCATGCTTCACCAATCGGTCAGACAATGTTTAAGTTAGATCCTCAAACCGCAGCCTTTTACGTCAGTTTAATTGCCTTGTTTAACATGGCTGGACGAGTTTGTTTTGGCTTTATATCAGATAAAATTGGACGACCCAATACGGTGGCGATTATGTTTGCGATCTCAGCCAGTATGCTTTTCCTCCTGACTAACACAACTTCAAGTTTTATGTTCGGCGTTGCCGGTGCGGGAGTCGGCGCCTGTTTTGGCGGGGCTCAGGCCGTTTTCCCCTCGCTTGTAGCTGAAAAATATGGGACGAAAAACATCGGCGTAAACTATGGCGTAACCTTTGTTGCCTTCGGCATTGCCGCTTATTTGGGGCCAATGATTGCCGCAAATGTCGCAAAGGCCAGTAATGGAATCTATACGCAGGCCTTTTATATTGGGATGGTCTTAAATATTATCGGTATTGCCGTAGCCTTTATCTACAGACTGCTGGAGAAAAAAGGCAAAAACACCCCCGCAAGCGTGGCTCAATGA
- a CDS encoding CoA transferase encodes MNRWEKLEHKPAPLFAPAFGPLAGIRVLLNGTVVAAPFCATMMSDFGAEVIALERPKVGGDPARHQRPQIAEGNKHIGGGWVQNSRNKLSFALETNLNIPESREIFLSLIKNSDVWIENMVWIDKLGISDEMLMEVNPKLVICHISGYGTSGFGGDQRQINRPGYDPLGQSESGWALLQGYPDREPYYAQQYIGDYLTGLIAVNGILMAYMNAQKTGKGQSIDASLTESWMRLMDDNFVLWTTSQTLKHRQGIMQTAFQPAGVFECGDGGYINLGSYGKTAYNNVLKGFGIDSEKYSYEECSSSPEAVASPLGRELDGIFKKFFKEHTAQEAINICIDNKISAAHIKTAEEVYNEPHWHLRGDWVKYTDQTLNKDVEAFGIIPKLSETPGQVWRGAPALGQDTSRVLTELLGYNENEIEALKGKGVID; translated from the coding sequence ATGAATCGTTGGGAAAAGCTTGAGCACAAGCCAGCGCCATTGTTCGCCCCTGCTTTTGGACCACTTGCGGGAATAAGGGTATTGCTCAATGGAACGGTTGTGGCGGCTCCCTTCTGTGCTACGATGATGAGTGACTTTGGCGCCGAGGTAATTGCGCTTGAACGGCCCAAAGTAGGCGGCGATCCTGCCCGCCATCAGCGACCGCAGATTGCGGAAGGAAACAAGCATATCGGTGGCGGCTGGGTGCAAAACTCCAGAAACAAACTAAGTTTCGCACTGGAGACCAACCTGAATATACCGGAATCCAGAGAAATCTTTTTGTCCCTGATTAAGAATTCTGATGTTTGGATTGAAAATATGGTTTGGATTGACAAGCTGGGTATCTCCGACGAAATGCTAATGGAGGTCAACCCCAAATTAGTTATCTGCCACATTAGCGGTTACGGGACTTCTGGCTTTGGCGGTGATCAAAGACAAATAAACCGACCCGGCTATGACCCCTTGGGGCAATCTGAATCCGGGTGGGCTTTGCTGCAGGGTTATCCTGACCGTGAGCCCTACTATGCGCAGCAGTATATAGGCGACTACCTGACAGGTTTAATCGCAGTCAATGGCATCCTGATGGCTTATATGAATGCGCAAAAAACCGGCAAGGGCCAAAGCATCGATGCTAGCTTGACTGAAAGCTGGATGAGGCTGATGGATGACAACTTTGTACTCTGGACCACTAGCCAAACCCTCAAACACAGACAGGGGATTATGCAAACCGCTTTCCAGCCGGCCGGTGTTTTTGAATGTGGAGACGGAGGCTATATTAATCTTGGTTCCTATGGCAAAACAGCTTACAATAACGTATTAAAAGGCTTTGGCATCGACTCGGAGAAATACTCCTACGAAGAATGCAGCAGCTCACCTGAAGCAGTTGCCAGTCCGTTGGGCCGTGAATTGGATGGTATTTTCAAAAAATTCTTCAAGGAACATACGGCCCAGGAAGCAATAAACATCTGCATTGACAACAAGATCTCAGCAGCACATATTAAAACCGCTGAGGAAGTTTACAATGAACCCCACTGGCACCTGAGAGGTGACTGGGTAAAATACACCGATCAGACGCTAAACAAGGACGTTGAAGCCTTTGGTATTATACCCAAGCTCTCAGAAACCCCGGGGCAGGTATGGCGTGGCGCCCCGGCCCTGGGCCAGGATACTAGCAGGGTACTTACCGAACTTCTTGGCTACAACGAAAACGAAATTGAAGCCTTAAAAGGCAAGGGGGTAATTGATTAA
- a CDS encoding methyl-accepting chemotaxis protein, which produces MKSIQTKLTVTILVIFLAAMSVLSGCNYWRARTIITGEITENMETLAEYSALSIGDWLEKGIYHLDGIAKAPVVQSGNLEEMAPFFVQVKKNMVKFATIGYVAGNGQAIDAKGFKLDFGAKGWFQKAMRGEPSVSDPIISPAGDLEIVLAVPVRGEGKTNGVLFGAISIADINQKVLEIKAGETGYGFMVQENGLIILHPNQEMAQKANVFESKEASSAIKAAFERMVKGEKGLAEYNDRGIATTVAYAPVPRTGWSLAVKVPTAEVTKAVASLMVISLVTIIVVLVLTGLIIAWRARSMTRPLRELETAAHRIALGDISDITLDSNANDEIGRLSRSFQQMAGNLRNLIQKIRSATEQVAASSQELTAGSEQSAQAAGQITAAITNIAAGAGEQSAAADDTSAVVEQIATGIQQIAANANQAAAHSAQAVQRAKDGDKAVEQAVQQMSQIEDTVNASSQVVTKLGERSQEIGQIVDTISGIAGQTNLLALNAAIEAARAGEQGRGFAVVAEEVRKLAEQSQAAAKKIAELIGEIQADTDRAVGAMDSGTREVKIGAEVVNTAGSAFREIAGLVTGVSDQVQDISAAMQQMALGSQTIVNSVKKMDDLGKKSAGEAQGVAAAAEEQLASMEEIASSSQALAKLAEDLQMAVAKFQI; this is translated from the coding sequence ATGAAAAGTATTCAAACGAAACTAACGGTTACTATTCTCGTTATTTTTCTGGCAGCAATGAGTGTTTTGAGTGGCTGCAACTACTGGCGAGCGCGTACAATTATTACCGGAGAAATTACAGAAAACATGGAAACTCTAGCGGAATATTCCGCACTTAGTATTGGTGATTGGCTGGAGAAAGGGATTTATCATCTGGACGGGATAGCAAAGGCGCCGGTAGTTCAAAGTGGCAATCTGGAAGAGATGGCCCCTTTTTTTGTACAAGTCAAAAAAAATATGGTTAAGTTTGCTACTATAGGGTATGTAGCAGGAAATGGCCAAGCAATTGATGCGAAAGGATTTAAGCTTGATTTTGGGGCAAAGGGCTGGTTTCAAAAGGCGATGAGAGGTGAACCCAGCGTATCTGATCCGATTATATCTCCCGCTGGCGATTTGGAGATCGTACTAGCAGTGCCGGTCAGGGGGGAGGGGAAAACTAACGGTGTACTGTTTGGCGCGATCAGTATAGCGGATATTAACCAAAAGGTGCTTGAGATTAAGGCGGGAGAGACCGGCTACGGTTTTATGGTGCAGGAAAATGGCTTAATCATTCTTCATCCGAACCAGGAAATGGCTCAAAAGGCTAATGTTTTTGAAAGTAAAGAGGCAAGTTCTGCAATAAAGGCTGCTTTTGAACGTATGGTCAAAGGGGAAAAAGGGCTGGCCGAATACAATGACAGAGGTATTGCCACCACCGTGGCGTACGCGCCTGTACCGAGGACAGGCTGGTCGCTGGCGGTGAAAGTTCCTACTGCTGAAGTGACAAAAGCAGTTGCGTCGTTAATGGTAATTTCGCTGGTGACAATTATAGTAGTTCTGGTTTTGACGGGTTTAATTATTGCCTGGCGCGCGCGCAGTATGACAAGGCCCCTGCGTGAACTGGAAACTGCCGCTCACAGAATTGCTTTAGGTGATATTTCAGATATAACACTGGATAGTAACGCTAACGATGAGATCGGCCGGCTAAGCCGCAGTTTCCAACAAATGGCCGGAAACCTGCGTAATCTTATTCAAAAAATTCGTAGCGCTACAGAGCAGGTAGCGGCTTCTTCCCAGGAGCTCACAGCTGGTTCAGAGCAATCAGCTCAGGCGGCCGGTCAGATTACCGCAGCAATTACTAATATTGCTGCGGGAGCCGGCGAGCAATCAGCTGCCGCCGATGACACCAGCGCTGTTGTGGAACAGATAGCGACCGGTATTCAGCAAATTGCCGCTAATGCCAACCAGGCAGCCGCTCACTCGGCCCAGGCGGTCCAAAGGGCAAAAGACGGTGATAAAGCTGTAGAGCAAGCAGTACAGCAGATGAGTCAAATTGAAGATACAGTTAACGCTTCTTCTCAGGTTGTAACAAAGCTGGGTGAACGGTCCCAAGAAATTGGTCAAATTGTTGATACTATCTCCGGTATAGCAGGACAGACCAATCTTCTGGCTCTGAACGCGGCTATTGAAGCGGCCAGGGCAGGCGAACAAGGCCGTGGGTTTGCGGTAGTGGCCGAGGAAGTTCGAAAATTGGCTGAACAATCCCAGGCGGCGGCTAAAAAAATTGCTGAGCTTATTGGGGAAATCCAAGCAGATACCGATAGGGCGGTTGGGGCGATGGACAGCGGCACACGGGAAGTCAAAATAGGGGCTGAAGTTGTCAACACAGCCGGCTCTGCCTTTAGGGAAATTGCCGGTTTGGTCACAGGGGTATCAGACCAAGTGCAAGATATTTCAGCAGCCATGCAGCAAATGGCCTTAGGCAGCCAGACTATTGTAAATTCGGTTAAAAAGATGGATGATTTGGGCAAAAAGTCGGCAGGTGAGGCGCAGGGAGTAGCGGCTGCGGCAGAAGAACAATTAGCTTCCATGGAGGAAATCGCAAGTTCCAGTCAAGCTTTAGCGAAGCTAGCAGAAGACTTACAGATGGCAGTAGCAAAATTTCAGATATAG
- a CDS encoding sigma-54-dependent Fis family transcriptional regulator yields the protein MQPLEYLISPIIQNLNNINAQRINAENNILIENIKQQKMDLLQKKITPAQVSLVRPEIVESWIRSSENGLDPLVYSNPPLMDAVSFENRIKEKNFLIQAASPYISQLENMLSLIESYIFLSDENGLILRVVHALGKNKFRISPGTIWTAETIGTCAHDLCIHFRTPIQLCGPEHFCRIFNNISASSAPIFDANSNLEGTLTICSPRFDRQNPYSLGLAVIMAETIQKEFQLSVNKELFHIALTGTEDAMIMLNECGVITKANEAADAIFKHLPQELVGSQISDIIENKPFVQSIFETEKPSINTNISIKKTKQKLFSGLIQPIKNYNNNNIGYLITLKPVNQTLKGYSGNGFTTRFTFENIVGTSPQSLKLKSLAKRFARYNFNVLIQGESGTGKEVFAQAIHNESRPDGPFIAVNCAAIPKNLIESELFGYEPGAFTGAERIGKPGKIEQASGGTLFLDEIGDMPVALQAVLLRVLEDKMIMRLGGTRYIPVDFRLVAASNKNLLELVKKELFREDLYYRISVFKLNIPPLRERGSDVVQLMDHFITTYSNAESIDKPILSNAAKYILLQYNWPGNIRQLSNAISYAVCMNTDGIIYPEHLPDEIVNASPTPVLPAKEVIETTVEEIESITGNEALTVNLSVKEMEKEVIKKALDNSNNHVRYAAKILGLSKSTLYRKIKQYGLQPNDEL from the coding sequence ATGCAACCTCTGGAATATTTAATCAGCCCCATTATACAAAATTTAAATAATATCAATGCTCAACGCATTAATGCCGAGAATAATATTCTTATAGAGAATATTAAGCAGCAGAAAATGGATTTGCTCCAAAAAAAAATTACGCCAGCTCAAGTTAGCCTGGTTCGGCCGGAAATAGTAGAGTCATGGATAAGATCAAGTGAAAATGGTCTTGACCCTTTAGTTTATAGTAATCCGCCCCTTATGGATGCAGTTTCTTTCGAAAACCGAATTAAAGAAAAAAACTTTTTGATTCAAGCCGCAAGCCCCTATATCTCCCAATTGGAAAATATGCTGTCCCTTATTGAGTCCTATATTTTCCTAAGCGATGAAAATGGCCTTATTCTTCGTGTTGTTCACGCTTTGGGGAAAAATAAGTTCCGCATTAGTCCGGGTACAATTTGGACAGCGGAAACTATCGGAACCTGTGCGCATGATCTGTGTATACATTTTAGGACTCCCATTCAGCTTTGCGGACCCGAACATTTCTGCCGAATATTTAATAATATTTCTGCCTCATCTGCGCCTATTTTTGACGCGAACAGCAATCTGGAAGGAACGCTGACTATATGCAGCCCGCGCTTTGACCGTCAAAATCCATATTCACTGGGCCTTGCTGTTATTATGGCGGAAACAATACAGAAGGAGTTTCAGCTTTCAGTAAATAAGGAATTGTTTCATATTGCGCTTACAGGCACAGAAGATGCTATGATTATGCTTAACGAGTGCGGGGTGATTACAAAAGCTAACGAAGCTGCCGATGCAATATTCAAGCATCTTCCCCAAGAACTTGTAGGTTCACAGATTAGCGACATTATTGAAAACAAGCCTTTTGTCCAGTCTATTTTCGAGACCGAAAAACCCAGTATAAATACTAATATTAGTATTAAAAAAACAAAGCAAAAATTATTTTCGGGCCTGATCCAGCCAATAAAGAATTATAATAATAATAATATAGGTTACTTAATAACGCTTAAACCAGTTAACCAAACACTTAAAGGGTATTCAGGCAATGGTTTTACAACGAGATTTACGTTTGAAAACATAGTAGGCACTTCTCCCCAATCCTTAAAATTAAAAAGTTTGGCAAAAAGATTTGCCCGCTACAATTTTAATGTACTTATACAAGGGGAAAGCGGAACAGGCAAAGAGGTCTTTGCCCAGGCAATCCATAATGAGAGCAGGCCGGATGGCCCCTTTATAGCCGTAAACTGTGCGGCAATTCCCAAAAATCTAATCGAAAGCGAATTATTTGGTTATGAGCCAGGGGCATTTACCGGCGCCGAACGCATCGGCAAACCCGGGAAAATTGAACAAGCCAGCGGCGGTACGCTCTTTCTTGATGAAATTGGCGATATGCCTGTAGCGCTTCAGGCCGTCCTGCTTAGGGTATTGGAAGATAAAATGATTATGCGCTTGGGCGGTACCCGCTACATTCCTGTTGATTTCCGCTTGGTTGCCGCTTCGAATAAAAATCTGTTAGAACTAGTTAAGAAAGAATTATTCCGGGAGGATTTATACTACCGTATATCCGTATTTAAGCTCAATATACCACCATTAAGGGAACGAGGCTCAGACGTTGTTCAACTGATGGATCACTTTATTACTACTTACTCTAATGCGGAGTCTATCGATAAACCTATTTTAAGCAACGCGGCGAAATATATATTATTGCAGTATAACTGGCCCGGGAACATTCGCCAGTTAAGTAACGCAATCTCCTATGCGGTGTGCATGAACACTGACGGTATTATCTATCCTGAACATCTTCCGGATGAAATAGTAAACGCTTCTCCCACTCCTGTCCTGCCGGCAAAAGAGGTAATCGAAACAACGGTAGAGGAAATAGAATCAATAACCGGTAATGAGGCGCTGACAGTTAATCTTTCCGTCAAAGAAATGGAAAAAGAGGTCATTAAAAAAGCTCTCGATAATTCCAATAACCATGTTCGCTATGCAGCGAAAATATTAGGTCTTAGTAAGTCCACTCTTTATAGGAAAATAAAGCAATACGGATTGCAGCCCAATGATGAATTATAA
- a CDS encoding trans-sulfuration enzyme family protein, which yields MEGKILEASIKCEARRAFLALCSPKTRLLHDPVADPYAVCGHPNPAGLGDAARFSQTGSWGQSSVLFPKLETYRTADKCGRAPYGGAEYGVPLTPEADAVCRKIAALHKGHGAVICPSGLAAIATTVDAFSPQAVLIPDNVYGPMLRFLNRRRIKQIRYPAGASADEFRPLLLKARSEYPLREDLLVYIEAPGSGTFEIPDIDGMIAIAQNAKLRTVMDNTWASHVRFQPLEHGIDIAVQATTKYEGGYGDTPSGIVIAKHPQDLRIIAAELRATGNGAVAPTTCSRLYHRIDSTEERLNQHAGTAARLIEWFLQQPFVTGVLSPTLATSPYHERFLRYFGQGNSLFSVVFRPDLPAKQVEAFVDALNLFWVAESWGGHLSLVLPVHAKREVTPLPDGYILRFHAGLEDCQDLLRDLNQAARIL from the coding sequence GTGGAAGGCAAAATACTAGAAGCTTCAATCAAATGCGAAGCAAGACGTGCGTTTCTTGCGCTCTGTTCGCCAAAAACACGACTTCTACATGATCCTGTTGCCGATCCCTATGCGGTTTGCGGACATCCAAATCCAGCTGGCCTTGGCGATGCAGCCCGCTTTTCGCAAACCGGTTCCTGGGGGCAGAGTTCCGTTTTGTTTCCCAAGCTTGAGACCTATCGCACAGCAGACAAATGCGGCAGAGCACCTTATGGCGGCGCGGAATATGGCGTGCCGCTGACCCCTGAAGCTGACGCTGTGTGTAGAAAAATTGCGGCCTTGCATAAAGGTCATGGAGCCGTCATCTGTCCATCGGGCTTAGCCGCGATTGCAACAACTGTAGACGCGTTTTCCCCGCAAGCGGTTCTTATTCCTGATAATGTATACGGGCCCATGCTCCGGTTTCTGAACCGGCGGCGCATAAAGCAAATCCGTTATCCAGCAGGGGCTTCGGCCGATGAATTTCGCCCGCTCTTATTAAAAGCGCGTAGCGAGTATCCATTACGCGAAGACTTGCTTGTCTATATCGAGGCCCCGGGCAGCGGTACTTTCGAAATCCCCGACATCGATGGCATGATAGCTATAGCGCAAAATGCCAAGTTACGTACTGTTATGGACAATACCTGGGCAAGCCACGTCCGTTTTCAACCTCTTGAACATGGCATCGACATTGCTGTGCAAGCGACGACAAAATACGAAGGTGGATATGGTGATACGCCATCGGGGATTGTTATTGCCAAGCACCCACAAGATCTGCGGATCATCGCCGCTGAATTGCGCGCAACCGGTAATGGCGCGGTTGCACCAACGACTTGTTCGCGACTTTATCACAGAATTGATTCGACCGAAGAACGTCTCAATCAACACGCCGGCACCGCAGCGCGGCTGATCGAATGGTTTTTGCAACAGCCGTTTGTCACCGGCGTCCTGTCGCCGACTTTGGCTACCTCACCTTATCACGAACGTTTTCTGCGTTATTTCGGCCAAGGCAATAGTCTTTTTAGCGTCGTTTTCCGGCCAGATCTGCCGGCAAAGCAGGTCGAGGCTTTTGTCGATGCCCTGAACCTGTTCTGGGTTGCTGAAAGCTGGGGCGGGCATTTGTCGCTTGTATTGCCGGTGCATGCCAAGCGCGAAGTTACACCCCTGCCCGATGGTTATATTTTACGCTTCCACGCCGGACTCGAAGACTGCCAGGATCTTTTGCGTGATCTCAACCAAGCGGCAAGGATTTTATAA
- a CDS encoding 4Fe-4S dicluster domain-containing protein: MSELNCQNKETKGKAAAFPEAREGLERLLKSEDTSGYGLLIDYEYCTGCHACEVACIKELNLGLNQYGIRLLEDGPRKLADDKWDLNYIPFPTSLCDLCKDRTAEGKIPSCVQHCQALVMSYGPVTKLTEKMARKPKMVLFTPK, encoded by the coding sequence ATGTCAGAGCTCAACTGCCAGAATAAAGAGACTAAAGGAAAAGCCGCCGCCTTTCCCGAAGCCAGAGAAGGCTTGGAACGCCTGCTAAAATCAGAGGATACCTCTGGTTACGGCCTGTTAATTGACTACGAATATTGCACAGGCTGCCACGCTTGCGAAGTTGCATGCATTAAAGAGTTAAATCTTGGTCTTAATCAGTATGGCATCAGGCTGCTGGAAGATGGACCCCGGAAGCTGGCGGATGACAAATGGGATTTGAATTATATTCCGTTCCCAACATCGCTATGCGATCTGTGTAAGGACCGAACCGCTGAGGGCAAGATACCCAGTTGCGTGCAGCATTGCCAGGCGCTGGTAATGAGTTACGGCCCTGTTACGAAACTAACTGAGAAAATGGCCAGAAAGCCCAAAATGGTATTGTTTACACCTAAATAA